In one window of Mercurialis annua linkage group LG4, ddMerAnnu1.2, whole genome shotgun sequence DNA:
- the LOC126677113 gene encoding copper chaperone for superoxide dismutase, chloroplastic/cytosolic-like: MHIKEFVAFKTSINNSFSPHSGNIYKSTPGQWQQQQIQTSSVAAFASPNLKLSVCNLSPFCFDRVKSLTHRSSAASMAAPTSDHTLTSQEDAVLRPELLTEFMVYMNSEGCVNAVKNKLQTVNGVRKVEVDLGNQVVRVLGSSPVKIMSEALEQTGRTARLIGQGVPEDFSVSSAVAEFKGPDIFGVVQFAQVNMELARVEASFSGLAPGKHCWSINEFGDLTRGAASTGKVYNPLNPGTENQPLGNLGTFEAYAEGNASFSGTKQKLKLAELIGRSVVIYETEDKSDGGLTAAVIARSAGVALNCKKLCQCDGSIIWESTVCI; this comes from the exons ATGCACATTAAGGAATTTGTAGCATTTAAAACATCgattaataattcattttcaCCCCATAGTGGCAACATCTACAAATCAACACCTGGTCAGTGGCAACAACAACAAATTCAAACCAGCTCAGTGGCAGCATTTGCTTCTCCCAATCTCAAACTTTCAGTTTGTAATTTATCTCCATTTTGCTTTGACCGAGTCAAGAGCTTGACTCACCGTTCCTCTGCAGCTAGCATGGCAGCACCAACATCTGATCACACGCTCACCTCTCAG GAAGATGCAGTCTTGCGGCCTGAGCTACTT ACGGAATTCATGGTGTATATGAATAGTGAAGGTTGTGTTAATGCTGTCAAGAATAAATTGCAGACTGTTAATG GAGTGAGGAAAGTGGAGGTGGATTTGGGGAATCAAGTGGTTAGGGTTCTTGGTTCTTCACCTGTAAAGATTATGAGTGAAGCTTTGGAGCAGACAGGTCGAACCGCCCGGTTGATTGGCCAAGGGGTCCCTGAAG ATTTTTCGGTGTCTTCTGCTGTCGCCGAGTTTAAGGGCCCAGATATTTTTGGTGTGGTTCAATTTGCTCAAGTGAATATGGAATTAGCCAGGGTTGAAGCCAGTTTTAGTGGATTGGCACCTGGGAAGCACTGTTGGTCTATCAATGAATTTGGTGATCTGACAAGAGGTGCAGCAAGCACTGGGAAAGTTTATAATCCTCTCAATCCAGGAACAGAAAATCAG CCTCTAGGTAACCTGGGAACATTCGAGGCTTATGCTGAGGGAAATGCCTCCTTTTCTGGTACAAAACAGAAGCTAAAACTTGCAGAACTTATTGGAAGGTCGGTGGTGATATATGAAACAGAAGATAAATCAGACGGTGGTCTTACAGCAGCAGTAATTGCTAGAAGTGCTGGAGTTGCTCTGAACTGCAAAAAGCTTTGCCAATGTGACGGAAGCATCATATGGGAGTCGACTGTGTGTATTTAA